The following coding sequences are from one Macaca mulatta isolate MMU2019108-1 chromosome 7, T2T-MMU8v2.0, whole genome shotgun sequence window:
- the LOC701709 gene encoding disintegrin and metalloproteinase domain-containing protein 21-like encodes MRSAEVRVTLRAPVLLLGLWALLAPVWCSQGRPLWHYASSEVVIPRKETHHGKGVQFPGWLSYSLRFGGQRHVVHMRRKHLLWPRHLLMTTQDDQGALQVDDPYIPPDCYYLGYLEEVPLSMVTVDTCYGGLRGIMKLDDLAYEIKPLQDSRRFEHVVSQIVAEPNATGPTFRDGDNEETDPLFSEANDSMNPRLSPSLYSSHRGNIKGHVQCSNSYYRIYDNITTCSKEVVQMFSVIDSIVQNIDLRYYIYLLTIYNSRDPAPVNDYRYRSPILNYFRRTFFDTFRVHSSTLLIKDAPHESNYEPRRYSFCSHLSLIHIGTLDRHYLLVAVITTHILMRSLGVAYDYKYCTCQRRTSCIMQRYPGMTDAFSNCSYGHIQNCFVSTGRCIFEALTPVYNETMTTVLCGNLIVEGKEECDCGSFKQCYANHCCQSDCHFTPGSICHLGDCCTNCSFSAQGTLCRPIQNICDLPEYCYGTTLTCPPDFYLQDGTPCTEEGYCYHGNCTDRNVLCKAIFGVSAEDAPEDCYDINLENHRFGHCTRARTAIAYEACALIDKFCGRLQCTNVTHLPRLQEHVSFHHSVRGGFQCFGLDEHRATDTTDVGHVIDGTPCADGIFCNNSQCNATITSLGYDCHPEKCSHRGVCNNRRNCHCHIGWDPPLCLRRGAGGSVDSGPPPRRTRSVKQSQQSVLYLRVVFGRIYTFVIALLFGMATNARILRTTTVEKVTVTDPE; translated from the coding sequence ATGAGGTCAGCAGAGGTGCGGGTCACCCTTAGGGCCCCCGTCTTGCTGCTGGGGCTCTGGGCACTCCTGGCTCCAGTCTGGTGTTCTCAAGGCCGTCCCTTGTGGCACTACGCATCCTCTGAGGTGGTGATTCCCAGGAAGGAGACACACCATGGCAAAGGCGTTCAGTTTCCCGGCTGGCTGTCCTACAGCCTGCGTTTTGGGGGTCAAAGACACGTCGTTCACATGCGGAGAAAACACCTTCTTTGGCCCAGACATCTGCTGATGACAACTCAGGATGACCAAGGGGCCTTGCAGGTGGATGACCCCTACATCCCTCCAGACTGCTACTACCTCGGCTACCTGGAGGAGGTGCCTCTGTCCATGGTCACCGTCGACACGTGCTATGGGGGCCTCAGAGGCATCATGAAGCTGGACGACCTTGCCTACGAAATCAAACCCCTCCAGGATTCCCGCAGGTTTGAACATGTTGTTTCTCAGATAGTGGCCGAGCCCAATGCAACGGGGCCCACATTTAGAGATGGTGACAATGAGGAGACAGACCCCCTGTTCTCTGAAGCAAATGACAGCATGAATCCCAGGTTATCTCCTTCGCTGTATAGTTCTCATAGAGGCAATATAAAAGGCCACGTTCAATGTTCCAATTCATATTATCGTATATATGACAATATTACAACTTGTTCCAAAGAGGTGGTCCAGATGTTCAGTGTCATTGACAGCATTGTTCAAAATATTGATCTGCGGTACTATATTTATCTTTTGACCATATACAATAGTCGTGACCCAGCCCCTGTGAATGACTATCGATATCGTAGTCCAATACTTAACTATTTTAGAAGAACCTTTTTTGATACTTTTCGTGTTCATTCATCCACACTACTTATTAAAGACGCGCCACATGAATCTAACTATGAACCAAGAAGATATAGCTTCTGTTCACATTTAAGCCTTATACACATTGGTACTCTAGACAGACATTATTTATTGGTAGCCGTCATAACAACCCATATACTGATGAGAAGTTTGGGTGTGGCTTATGATTATAAATACTGCACATGTCAGAGAAGGACCTCCTGCATTATGCAGCGATATCCTGGGATGACAGATGCATTCAGTAACTGTTCTTATGGACATATACAAAATTGTTTTGTAAGTACAGGCCGGTGTATTTTCGAAGCACTCACTCCAGTGTATAACGAAACCATGACAACGGTTCTCTGTGGAAACCTAATcgtggaagggaaggaggaatgtGACTGTGGCTCCTTCAAGCAGTGTTATGCCAATCATTGCTGCCAAAGTGACTGTCACTTCACACCGGGGAGCATCTGTCATCTAGGAGACTGCTGTACAAACTGCAGCTTCTCCGCACAAGGGACTCTCTGCAGACCTATCCAAAATATATGTGACCTTCCAGAGTACTGTTATGGGACCACCTTGACATGCCCCCCAGACTTTTATTTGCAAGATGGAACCCCGTGCACTGAAGAAGGCTACTGCTATCATGGGAACTGCACTGACCGTAATGTGCTCTGCAAGGCGATCTTTGGTGTCAGTGCTGAGGATGCTCCTGAGGACTGCTATGACATCAATCTTGAAAATCACCGATTCGGACATTGTACTCGAGCACGAACAGCTATCGCCTATGAGGCTTGTGCATTAATAGATAAGTTTTGTGGAAGACTGCAGTGTACCAACGTGACCCATCTTCCCCGGCTGCAGGAACATGTTTCATTCCATCACTCAGTGAGAGGAGGGTTTCAGTGTTTTGGATTGGATGAACACCGTGCAACAGACACAACTGATGTTGGACATGTGATAGACGGCACTCCTTGTGCTGATGGAATCTTCTGTAATAACAGCCAGTGCAATGCAACTATCACTTCACTGGGCTATGACTGTCACCCTGAGAAGTGCAGTCATAGAGGGGTCTGCAACAACAGAAGGAACTGCCATTGCCATATAGGCTGGGATCCTCCACTGTGCCTAAGAAgaggtgctggtgggagtgtcgaCAGCGGGCCACCTCCAAGAAGAACACGTTCGGTCAAACAAAGCCAGCAGTCAGTGCTGTATCTGAGAGTGGTCTTTGGTCGTATTTACACCTTCGTAATTGCACTGCTCTTTGGGATGGCCACAAATGCGCGAATTCTCAGGACCACCACAGTTGAGAAAGTGACAGTTACTGACCCAGAATAA